CCCCGTTGCATCGGCTGCTGCGCGTCGTCGAAGTTGCCGTCGAGACGGCGGGTGGTACCACGCCTGAAGCGACGCTGCGGGTACTGTCGCGCGACGCGTTCGCCGAGCTACGCGCACATGTCGCCGCGCGTTCGCAGGCGCTGTCGCCAGCCGATGCAGGGCGGGCCTCCAACCGCGGGGCGATCGGCGGCGCTGCCGACATGACTGAATCGGGGGCAACGGCGCGGCGTCAGGTCATCCTGACGTTCTCGCTCCGCGACGCGATCAGTTACGGCATGCTGGACAACCGCGGGTTCGTCGTCGTCGCCGCGCTCGCCGGCATCGTGTGGGAGGCCTTCTCCTCCTATGAAGGCGAGCGCTTCTGGCACCCGGGATTCTGGACGGCACCGCTCCAGTTCGCGCGCGAAGGCTGGGGTCGGCTGCAGGGATCGGCCTTGCTGGATGTTCCACTCGTGTTGATCGCGATTGTCATCGGGGCGCTCGTTGTGCTGAAGCTGTTTTCCGTCGTCTGGGCCGTGGTGACGCTGCGTGGCTTCTGCGTGGAGCGCGTTGGAGCGAGCCTCACCGTGACGCACGGGCTGCTGACACGCGCCTCGACGATGATTCCGCTGCATCGGATACAGCAGATCAAGGTGCGTGAGAAACCATTGCATCGTCTGGCACGGCGGGCAGAAGTGGAGCTGGATACGGTGGGGAGCAGCGGGGAGCCGGGCAAGCGACAACCCGTCTGGCTCGCACCGCTCGTGCCGCGAGCCTTCGTAGCGCGGCTCCTCGCAGACGCCGGCCTGCCGATCGCGCTGGACGAGGTGCGGTGGCAGCCAGTGCATCCACGCGCCGCGCGCCGCATGCGCCGGAAGACGTTGCTCCTGACAATCCTCGGCGGGCTGTTGCTGTGGAGCAGCGTCCGGCAGCCGTGGGCGCTCGTTCCGACCGCGCTTGCGGCGCCGGTGCTGCTCGCCGTGGCGACCGTGCAGGCGCGGCGCCTGGGGTACGCGGTTGCGGCCCCGTGCATCCTGCTGCGCAGGGGGTGGCTCTGGAAGACGATCCACATCACGTGGGTCGACCGCGTGCAAACACTGGCCGTCTCCTCGTCTCCCTTCGATCGCAGGTATGGCATGGCGCGCTTGATCGTCGACACGGCGGCCGGCGGGGCGATGGGGTCGGATCTGCGCGTGCCATACCTAGGGACTGAAACCGCCCTCGCCCTGCAGCGCGAGCTCGCCGCGGGCGTGGCCGCGACCAGGTTCCAGTGGTGACGGCGATGCGTATCACATCACATATTGCATAGCAATAGGTCTTCCGGCACGCTTGAACGACTCCACAAAGGCGCAGGGCAGCGTGGCCTAGCGGACCAGGCCGCGCCTGAGCGCGAGGGCAACGGCCTCGGACTTCGAGTGGACGTGCAGCTTGCGATAGACGTGGATGATGTGGAAACGAATGGTCTCGATGCTGAGAACGAGCTCGGCCGCGGCGCTCTTGTAGCTATGTCCCTCAGCGAGCAGCTTGAGCACCTGCATCTCGCGCGGCGTGAGCGCCGTGTCGCCCTCCGGCAGCGGCGCCACACGATGGAACATCGTCAGCACCTTCCGCGCAATCTCAGGGGACATCGGTGCACCGCCGCGATCGACCTCGCGCAGCGCGTCGACGAGCCGCGACGGCGGCGTGTCCTTCAGCAAGTAGCCACACGCGCCGTTGCAGATGGCCTCGAACACGTGCTCGTTGTCGGCATAGACGGTGAGCATCACGACGAGCAAGTCCGGAATGCGTGCCTTCAGTCGCGCAACGCCCTCCACACCTGACATGCCGGGTAAGCCAATGTCGGCGAGGACGATTCTCGGCCGGTCGAGCTCCACGCGCCGGACCGCGGTTTCCATGGTGCGATATCGCCCGACCACGCCGAAGCCTGGCGTGCCATGGATGAGCGCCGCAATGCCTTCACGCGTGCGGTCGTCGTCTTCCACAATTGCCACCTGAATAGTTTCGAGAGAGGGTTTCGGCATCGACATGCGTGTCCCACGACAGACAGTAGCTCGTCTTGAACGCGCGTGTCACCCGCACGAATATGTAGTAGTTCGTCGACGGCAGTCACGTCTCCTCGAGTCGGCGGCGCTCCTCGCGCACGGCCCCGAGCACCTCGAGCTCGATTCGATCCTTCGGACGTCCGGCCGCTCGTTTCATCTCAATGAGGTCATCGAGCGAAGTCACCGCCACCTGTAAGCCGCCCAAATCCAGTGTTTCGGCGGTGCGAACAAGCTCGTCGTAGCCGCGCGTTCCGGCAGGAACACCGATGATGTCGAGATCGCCGGCATCTGTCTCGAACGTGAAGTGATCCCCCGCGCGGAGGGTCGCGCCGTCCAGCAGGAAGGGGACCGGTGCATCGACGCCGCGTAATCGCGCGCCGAGGACTTTGAGTGCCCGCGCCAGCGCCGAGAGGTTCGACGCATCTCGCGCGTAGCAAATATCGAGGTCATTGGTGACGGTTGGAGAGCCCCACACTCGTGCTGCGAGGCCACCAATCATCACGAATCGCACGTGATGCTCCTGGAGCACCTGGAGCACGCGAAGCGGATCGAACGGCGCCGAGCTCATTGTCAACGTCTCGCGGCCAGCAGCCGGTGCAAATTGCGGCCCTCTTGCGTGGCCCGGGCGATGCGTTCTGCGGGCGTGAGCGCCAGTAGACGGCGAATGGCCGTCCGCTCGACACCGTCGCCGAGCGTCGGCTGAAGCGCCAACCCGTATCCGCACTCCGCGAGGAGGCGCATCAACGTGTCGACCCGTGGCCGCGTGCGACCCGACTCCACCCGCGCGACGGCGGACTGCGGCATTCCAACCCGCCGGCCGAGCTCACGTTGCGATAGGCCAGCTTTCCGACGAGCGCGGTAAACGAGCCGGTCCATATCCGAAATGATATCAATATTATGTATTGTATGCTATCGACTTCCCGCGATCGAGGCGGTAGACACCGCGTCCGAGCTCGCGGGATCTGAAGGGCAGGCCACTAGTTGGCTACCCGTCGTGGAGTGCGGCCCGGTGCTCGATCGCGAAGCGCGTCAGGGCATGGCTGCCGTGGAGCTCCAGCTTCGCGGCGATGTTCGCGCGGTGGTGATCGACGGTTCGCGGGCTCACGCACAAGACGCTGGCGATCTGCTTGGTGGTCTTGAGCTCCGCAATGAGCCCCAGCACTTTCCGCTCGGTTGCCGTGAGATCCTCGATGCCTGGCGTCCGGCTGGCGAGCGCCTCGGCGCGCTGCCGGCGCGTGATCAAATACGTCGACAAGACCGGACTGATGTAGCTTTGGCCGGCGTGCACCGCCTTGGTGCATTGCACGATTTCAGCCGCCGCGCTGTCCTTCAAGACGTAGCCCTTCACACCGGCGTCCAGCGCGGCATTCACGAAGCGCGCATCCTTGTGCATCGTCAGGCAGATCACGGCCGTCGGCAGCCGCCGGTCGCGGACGGCCCGCGTCACCTCCAACCCATCGCGACCCGGCATCGAGACGTCGAGGATCGCGACGTCGGGGGCGAGCGCCTCGATGCGCTCGATCGCCGCATGCCCGTCCCCAGCTTCGGCCACGACCTCGAGCATTGGATCACTCTCGATGATCTGGCGCAGTCCCTGCCGAAAGATCGGGTGGTCGTCTGCGATGGTGATTCTGATGACCGATTTCGTCACGCCGCAGCTCCTGCTCGTTGATCCGATGGTCGACGGCGGCTACGACGACCTGAATCGTCGTGCCCCCGCCCGGCGTCGAGATGATCGTGTGCCGCCCTCCCAACATCTGTACGCGCTGAGCGATCCCCGCCAGACCGAGGCCAGCGCTGGACGACGGCGATGTGTGCGCCGCTCCCTTGTCGAACCCTTTTCCATCGTCCCGGATGGTAACGACGACGGCCTGCGCCTCACGTGTGACCTCTACCCAGGCGTGCGGCGCCTGAGCATGCTTGACGACATTGGTCAGCGCCTCCTGCACGACGCGATACAGGTTGATCTCGTGCTCCTTGGGAATGGCGCCGTCGATCTGCGCGATACGGCTCGAGACGTGAATCTCGGACGAGGTGGAGATCCGCTCGACCATGTCCTCGATGGAGCTGGTCAGGCCGAGCCGGTCCAGATGGTACGGTCGTAAATCGCGTGCGATCTGGCGAATCTCGTCGAGCGACTGCGTGGCAGTCGTCGAGATTTCGTCGAACTGCTCCTTCACGTCGTTGGCCTGTGGCTCCGCCATCGTACCGAGCAGCGCGCGGTTCTTGATGATCAGGAGCTGCTGACCCAGGCTGTCGTGCAGCTCGGCAGCGATGCGCCCCCGCTCGCGCTCCTGCGAATCGATCAACTGCTGCGCGAAGGCTTGCTGCGTCGCGCGCGCGCGCTTGAGCCCTTCGACCCGGCGGCGGTAAGCGGCCGTGGCCACGCCGACGCCTGCAAGCGCCACGAGCCACCAGAACCAACGCGTCTGGTAGAAGCGGGGGACGACGACGATGGAGAGGCTGTCACCATGCGTGTGCCACACGCCGTCACTGTTGGCTGCGAGGACCGTGAAGGTGTAATTGCCCGGCGGGACGTGCGAGTAGTACGCCGTGCGCCGCCTGCCGGCCTCCACCCAGTCCTCGTCCAATCCGTTCAGACGATAGCGGAAGCGAAGCCATCGTGAATTCTCGAAGCTGAGACCGGTGTATCGGATCTCGAACGTGTTCTGGCGCGACGCCAGGCGCACGCCGTTGTCGAACGCCACGGACGTGCGATCGACGAGGACGGACTCGACGACCGCCGGCACCTTGACATCGCTCGCCTCGATCGTGGCCGGATCAATCACTGCGATGCCGTCTTGGGTGGGGAACCAGAGCCGCCCGTCACGCGCCCTGATGCCGGCAGGCCAGTTGCCGCCGTTGGCTTCCGGGTTCAGGAGACCGTCACTCTTGCCCAGCGAGAGGGCGTTGATGGTCGTGCGCTCTCCGGCGGCGAAGCGATTGAGATCCGCTTTGCTGACGCGGTACAAACCGCGGTTACAGCTCATCCACAAGTGACCGTGCCAGTCATCGAGAATCTGAAACACGCCATTGTTGAACAGCCCGTCGCGGACGGTGTAGGTCGTAGTACGGCCATCCTCCAAGCGGCCGAGACCGCCGTCGTACGTGCCAATCCAGAGCACGCCCTGCGGATCGAGGTAGAGCGAGCGCACGCTGTTGCCCGGCAGGCCCTGGTCTTCCGTCCAGCTCGTGAGCCTACCGTCGCGGACATGCGTGAGACCGCCATATGCGCCCACCCACAGGCCACCCGCCCGGTCATCGATGATCACTTTGACGTCGTCGCCCGCGAGCCCGTCCTTCGTCGTGTACCGAGTCGACTGGCCGTCCTGGTATCGAAACAGGCCGGCCGGCGTGCCAAGCCACACCGCGCCCGTCCGGTCATGATGTATGACCGCCACTGCTGTGTTGTTGGGCACCATCTGATCCGGGACGGGGGTGAACCGGCCGTCCTCGAAGCGTGTGAGGCCGCCGTTCGTCGCGCCAAGCGCCGCCAACCACAGGATCCCTTCGTGATCCTCGGCGAGCGCCGTCACCGTGGGGGAGGGCAGACCGTCGGCGGCCGTGAAGCTCGTGAAGCGCCCTTGGCTCAGCCGAGTCAGGCCGGCGCTGCGCGCACCTATCCACACGGCGCCGTTGTGATCCTGGAACACGGGATACACATTCGGGCCGATCAACCCGTGTTCCTCCGAGTACACCCTGACCGTCTGCTCACGGACACGATAGAGCCCACGCCCATCGGTGCCGAGCCAGAGGTTCCCTTCGCGGTCTTCGTGGATCGTCGTGAACTGTAGCTCTTGTCGCTGTCCGGCGGACGGCACGATCAGCGTCCGACCCAATTCGGTCGTCAATGCCACACGCCAGGCGGTGCCGTGCCGGTCGCGGTGCGTGCTATACCTCTGGGCCTCGTCTTCGACTTCGCGCCACGTGTCCTGCATCCCGTCGGGCGCCGATGGGTCCTGCCGAGTCTGGCGCGTGAGCGTGGCGACCGTCCCCTCCACCGTGGTGACCCACAGCCTCCCCGATTGATCCTCTCCTACGCGCGACAGACGCACGCCTTCGGGAAGCGTCCACCTGCTCAACCGCCCGCGACTGAAGTGGTAGAGCGTTCGGCCATGGACACCCCAGAAAATCTCGCTGCTCCAGGCAGAACGGCGCATCGCACTCGCGGGCAGGCCGAGCTTCGCTGCGCCGAAGTGTCCGTCCTGCCACTGCACGATGTGGTTGCCGGCCAGGACCCAGACGTTGCCCTTCTCGTCGCCCGTGATTCCGCTGACGTTGGTGTGGCGCAAACCCTCGTCCACGCCGTAGGTGGTGAACACGCCGTCGCGATAACGCGTGACGCCAGAGGTTTCCGATCCGATCCAGAGCGCGCCGTCGGCGCTCTCGTAGATCGGCGTGAAGCGGTTGCTCGCGATGCCGGGTGACGTGGCGCGGCCGAAGACCGTGAACCGCACGCCGTCGAAGCGGACGAGACCATCCAACGTCGTCAGCCACAGATACCCATCGCGTGCCTGATGGATTGCGCGCACGATGTTCTGCGGCAGGCCGTCGTCGGTGGTCCAGACGTCGAGGCCGTATTCCGGCGCATCGGTGGGGGCCTGCGCCTCGGCGGGAGACGTCAGGCAGACGGCAGCCACGAGACAGAAGAGAGTCCTGCCGAGGTGGACAGGCTCGAGCCAGGTCCCGTACGGGTGGGGGAGGCGCATACGAGTTCGCCGCGAACCGGCTGCTACCGGCTAGCCATAACTATACTCATGGTTAGGAGTCTGTCCACCGCGCGTCCGCGCCCGGTGCCTACGCCTGCAGGCGGGCGCGAAGCTCCAAGAGATTCTCTTTCAAGACGTATCCCTGTGCACCCGCTTGCCGGGCGGCGTCGCGCAGCCTGTCGTCGTCGTACTGGGTCACGATGAGCACGCGTGCCTCGGGGAACAGCTCGAGGATTCGCCGGGTGGCGGTGAGGCCGTCCATCTTCGGCATTGCGATGTCCATCAAAACCCAGTCCGGTCGATGCCGGGCGTACGCGGCCAGCGCCTCGGCGCCATCCTCACATTCGGAGATCGGATCCGCGAGGTCGGCAATGACGCGTCGGATCATACGTCGCATCTGTTCGCTGTCGTCGATGAGCAACACGGAAGGCATGTCATTGGGGGGCGCGATCACGAACCATCGGGATGAGACGGGCCGGCGCTGGGGAGATCGTTCCGGCCCGTCTCGCACGGGGACGCCTGGATATGTGCGGCAGGCGGCCCCGTTTTCGTTGACCAGCGGACAGCGCCGTTGGTCACATCGTTCCGCCTCATTCCGGCAGCGGCAGCGCTGGCGTGGCGCTGCCGGTGGTGAGCGGCTGGTCGTCCGGCGAGGCGTAGGCCGCGCCTTCAACGACCAGCGGCACAGGGTTCTCGCCGCCGGTGCTCTCGACGTGCACCGCCACCGGCGCGGCGCCCGCGTCCGGGAACAGCTCGACGAGGCGGAGCGTGGTGCGGCTCCAGGGGCCGAGCGGCACGACCACCGGCTCGCGCGTGCCGTCGGGCGTGACGAGCGTGAGCGTCGCCTCCGCGTCGACCGCATTGGGATTCGCGATGAGCACGTACGCCTCGGCGGTGTCTGGACCGCCGAGCGTGAGCCCCGCGAGGCCCCAGCGCGTGGCGGGGCGCGTGGCACCGGTGCTGACATGGCCGCCGTCCCACGCGCCCGTGGCGCCCCACCACATGGCGCGCTCGGCGAGGATCGGCGTATCGCTCTGCACCGTGATGGCCACCTGCGTCTCGGCGAGCGCCGCATCTTCGGCGTCCACCCAGACGGTGCCGCGGCTTTCCGGCTCGAGGGGATACGTGCGCTCGATCGGCTCCCCGGTTGGCAGGAGATAGCGCACCGTGGCGTCGACCCGTTCCGTGCTCGGATTGGCGAGCAGGAGGAAGAGGTCGAAGAAGTCGGTGGCGCCCTCGGCGAAGTGCCAGGAGGTCGCCGGTGCGGTGACGCCCGGGGCGATGGTACCCGCCGTCAGCGGCTGCGCGGCGTTGGTGGTCAGATACAGCGCGCGCTCGGCGACAATCGGGACGCCGTTGGTGGCGACGATGTGCGCGCTGACCTCCGTGGCGCCGAGCTCCGGATCGGGCGTGACGCCATCGGCGCCGACGTTGACGAACACGGTGCGGCGTGTGTGGGGGCCGACCGTATAGGTGCGCGTCACGGCGGCCTGCTCTGCGCCACGGTAGTAGGTGGCCGTCACCTGCGCCGCGTCGTCGCCCGGGTTGTAGAGGAGGTAGAAGAGTTGGAAGGTGCCGGTGGCGCCTTCGGTGAACCACCACTCGGTCTGTGGGGTGGCGACGCCGGCGCTTTCGTGGCGGCCGTAGTGCCGCTCGTCCCACGCCATCGTGCGTGACGTGACCAGCGTCTGGTCCGCCTCGATAGCGGTGGCAAAGCCGACCCACTCCTCCGGGAGGAGCGTTTCGGGATTGACGATGACCTGCTGACCTGCGGGAATGGTCACGGGGTGGTGGACGGCCTGACCGGTCTCGCCGGCAAACGTCAGGGTCGCGGAGGCCTCCTCGTCCGTGGGATTGAAGAGCGCAAAGGTCGTGTCGAAGAACTCCCCGATCGCGCCTTCGCCAAAGTAGCGGGTGTAGACGGCAGTCAGCCGCGTGGCGGTGAAGGTGATCTCCTGATCGGTCTCGAGCGGATCGAAGGTCTGCGAAGGGGGCTGCACATCGTAGTCGGGATGGGTCGGCGTGACCGTGTAGGAGTCACCCCACGTGAGCCCCTCAAACGCGAACGCGCCGTCTGCCGCGGTCGTCACCTCATCGTGGCCGTTGCCACTCAACGTGACGGTGACCCCCTCGAGCGGTTGGTCGTCCTCATCGACGACCGTCCCGGTGATGCTGACCTCCACGGCCGCGGCGGTGAAATCCGCCGTGGCGTCTCCGGTGAGCTCCCCGAACTCCTGCGAGGCTGGTGTGAAGGTGTAGCCGTCGAGGCTCGGCATCACGGTGTAGCTGCCGCCCTCGGCCAGGTTAGCGAACGTATAGGTGCCCTGAGCAGTGGTCGTTGTCCCGGCGTCGGACGTGCCGGTCAAGCCCACCGGGACGTCGGGGAGCGGCGCGCCGCTGGCGTCTTGGATCGTGCCGCTGATGGTCCACGTGGGCGGGAGGGTGCCCTCGCCCGACAGCGCGACCGTTGCTGGACTTTCGGGGCCGTTGTGGGGGACCTCGAGGGTGGCCGTCTTACCGCCCGCGGACGCTGGCGTGAACTCCAGATCGATGTCGCAGGTCTCGCTGGCGCCGAGCTGGGCGCCCTCGCAGCCGTCGCCGGCGATCGTGAACTGGCCGGGATGGTCGCCTGCGAGCGCTGCCGCATCGACCGTCAGCGTGCCGCCGCCGACGTTGGTCACGGTCACCATCTCGGTGCCGGAGGCCTCGCCTGTGATCACCGCGCCGAACTCGATCACCTCCGGAGCGATGCCGGCCTCGGGGGACGGCGGGTCGGCGCCGGGACCGACCGCGACGCCCTTGGCGCCGCTCGCGCCGGTGATGAAGCTCTGGTTCGGGTCGCTGCCGTCGAGGTTTGCGCGCCCGATCGTGCTGCCGCCCAAGTTCCCCCAGTAGACGTAATCGGCGTCGACCGCCACGCCGACGGGGCTTGCTGCGCCGGTGATGAAGCTCTGGTCCGGGTCGCTGCCGTCGAGGTTCGCGCGACCGATCGTGTCGGCGACGAAGTTCGTCCAGTAGATGTGGTCGGCGTCGACCGCCACGCCGTCGGGGACCTGCGCGCCGATGATGAAGCTCTGATTCGGGTCGCTGCCGTCGAGGTTCGCGCGGCCGATCGTGTCGCCAGCATAGTTCGCCCAGTAGATGTGCTCGCCGTCGACCGCCACGCCGCTCGGGGTTCTCGCGCCAGTGATGAAGCCCTGGTCTGGGTCGCTGCCGTCGAGGTTCGCGCGGCCGATCGTGTCGCCGCTCCAGTTCCCCCAGTAGACGTAATCGGCGTCGACCGCCACGCCGACGGGGCTTGCTGCGCCGGTGATGAAGCTCTGGTCCGGGTCGCTGCCGTCGAGGTTCGCGCGACCGATCGTGTCGGCGGCGAAGTTCGCCCAGTAGATGTGGTCGGCATCGACCGCCACGCCGTCGGGGCGGCTCGCACCGATGATGAAGTCTTGATCTGGTTCGGTGCCGTCGAGATTCGCACGGCCGATTGTCTCCGCGTCGGCGTTCGCCCAGTAGATGTGCGTTGGCGACTCCTGTGCGAGGGCGGGGGTTGCGTCCACCCACGGCGCCGCCACTATGAGCAGCGCAGCGAGGATCCGCAGCGCCCCGCACAACGAGCGGCGGCGGGAGACGCCGCGACGACCGAATTCGATTCCGTTCGCTCTCTCAACCATGTTCTTCCTCCCATTCCGGCGTGAGATGCAGACCGGGCGGCGGCTGGCCAGGCCCTTGGGCAGGACCCCGGCGCCGGGGCGAAACGTAGAACGCCGTCGGAGAGCCATGAGCATCGCCTTCCTTGGCCTCGCGACGAACTGGCGCCAGTAGGTGGCGCGTACGACTGGCCGACGCCAGTATGGAAGGGCTCCTGTGACGAGGGAATGGAGGAAAGTACCGTATTCCTGTAGGTAGGATTGCCTATTTCGTCTAGGTAGGATTGCCTATACGACGGTGCCCCGGCAGGGCGTGCGAAGCGTCTGCGTCGTGTCCCTGATCCTGCCGGGGGGAGGCCATCCGGGCACTCGGCGAGCTGCCTCCGCGCTTCGGTGCCTGGCCTCCTTGACGCTCAGCCGTTGTCGCCCGGGTTGAGCCCAGACGTCGAGGGTCACGATGACTGGCGGTAACCTGCGCTCAATCGTTCAATCTCTGGATCGCATGGATGTCCCAGTGGCGATGTTTCGCTGACATCAACTCGTGCCGGCACGAGCGCGGCATTGATCTTGCGCGCTCCTCCTCTCCGGTGATGATGCCATGGGGTACACTGGCGCCGTATGGCTTCCGCTGCCGCGCCGTTGGAGGCGGTCGTGCGATGCCTGAACGGGCTGAAGGCGCGCGGGCTCATCGGCGAGCACGCCATCGGCGGCGCGATGGCGTT
The genomic region above belongs to Luteitalea sp. and contains:
- a CDS encoding choice-of-anchor D domain-containing protein, which gives rise to MLMALRRRSTFRPGAGVLPKGLASRRPVCISRRNGRKNMVERANGIEFGRRGVSRRRSLCGALRILAALLIVAAPWVDATPALAQESPTHIYWANADAETIGRANLDGTEPDQDFIIGASRPDGVAVDADHIYWANFAADTIGRANLDGSDPDQSFITGAASPVGVAVDADYVYWGNWSGDTIGRANLDGSDPDQGFITGARTPSGVAVDGEHIYWANYAGDTIGRANLDGSDPNQSFIIGAQVPDGVAVDADHIYWTNFVADTIGRANLDGSDPDQSFITGAASPVGVAVDADYVYWGNLGGSTIGRANLDGSDPNQSFITGASGAKGVAVGPGADPPSPEAGIAPEVIEFGAVITGEASGTEMVTVTNVGGGTLTVDAAALAGDHPGQFTIAGDGCEGAQLGASETCDIDLEFTPASAGGKTATLEVPHNGPESPATVALSGEGTLPPTWTISGTIQDASGAPLPDVPVGLTGTSDAGTTTTAQGTYTFANLAEGGSYTVMPSLDGYTFTPASQEFGELTGDATADFTAAAVEVSITGTVVDEDDQPLEGVTVTLSGNGHDEVTTAADGAFAFEGLTWGDSYTVTPTHPDYDVQPPSQTFDPLETDQEITFTATRLTAVYTRYFGEGAIGEFFDTTFALFNPTDEEASATLTFAGETGQAVHHPVTIPAGQQVIVNPETLLPEEWVGFATAIEADQTLVTSRTMAWDERHYGRHESAGVATPQTEWWFTEGATGTFQLFYLLYNPGDDAAQVTATYYRGAEQAAVTRTYTVGPHTRRTVFVNVGADGVTPDPELGATEVSAHIVATNGVPIVAERALYLTTNAAQPLTAGTIAPGVTAPATSWHFAEGATDFFDLFLLLANPSTERVDATVRYLLPTGEPIERTYPLEPESRGTVWVDAEDAALAETQVAITVQSDTPILAERAMWWGATGAWDGGHVSTGATRPATRWGLAGLTLGGPDTAEAYVLIANPNAVDAEATLTLVTPDGTREPVVVPLGPWSRTTLRLVELFPDAGAAPVAVHVESTGGENPVPLVVEGAAYASPDDQPLTTGSATPALPLPE
- a CDS encoding PH domain-containing protein gives rise to the protein MTTGRLDPPVPVSTERALHPFSWIFTLWMQAQRLAVPLLAIVAAARWSTWDLGWLPLAVFFLFFAVILQLSLRYRLGDTDLIVRRSLVIHRSERHIPYARIHNLRVVETPLHRLLRVVEVAVETAGGTTPEATLRVLSRDAFAELRAHVAARSQALSPADAGRASNRGAIGGAADMTESGATARRQVILTFSLRDAISYGMLDNRGFVVVAALAGIVWEAFSSYEGERFWHPGFWTAPLQFAREGWGRLQGSALLDVPLVLIAIVIGALVVLKLFSVVWAVVTLRGFCVERVGASLTVTHGLLTRASTMIPLHRIQQIKVREKPLHRLARRAEVELDTVGSSGEPGKRQPVWLAPLVPRAFVARLLADAGLPIALDEVRWQPVHPRAARRMRRKTLLLTILGGLLLWSSVRQPWALVPTALAAPVLLAVATVQARRLGYAVAAPCILLRRGWLWKTIHITWVDRVQTLAVSSSPFDRRYGMARLIVDTAAGGAMGSDLRVPYLGTETALALQRELAAGVAATRFQW
- a CDS encoding response regulator, coding for MSMPKPSLETIQVAIVEDDDRTREGIAALIHGTPGFGVVGRYRTMETAVRRVELDRPRIVLADIGLPGMSGVEGVARLKARIPDLLVVMLTVYADNEHVFEAICNGACGYLLKDTPPSRLVDALREVDRGGAPMSPEIARKVLTMFHRVAPLPEGDTALTPREMQVLKLLAEGHSYKSAAAELVLSIETIRFHIIHVYRKLHVHSKSEAVALALRRGLVR
- a CDS encoding response regulator, whose amino-acid sequence is MPSVLLIDDSEQMRRMIRRVIADLADPISECEDGAEALAAYARHRPDWVLMDIAMPKMDGLTATRRILELFPEARVLIVTQYDDDRLRDAARQAGAQGYVLKENLLELRARLQA
- a CDS encoding response regulator; the encoded protein is MTKSVIRITIADDHPIFRQGLRQIIESDPMLEVVAEAGDGHAAIERIEALAPDVAILDVSMPGRDGLEVTRAVRDRRLPTAVICLTMHKDARFVNAALDAGVKGYVLKDSAAAEIVQCTKAVHAGQSYISPVLSTYLITRRQRAEALASRTPGIEDLTATERKVLGLIAELKTTKQIASVLCVSPRTVDHHRANIAAKLELHGSHALTRFAIEHRAALHDG
- a CDS encoding helix-turn-helix domain-containing protein, whose translation is MDRLVYRARRKAGLSQRELGRRVGMPQSAVARVESGRTRPRVDTLMRLLAECGYGLALQPTLGDGVERTAIRRLLALTPAERIARATQEGRNLHRLLAARR